Genomic segment of Populus trichocarpa isolate Nisqually-1 chromosome 12, P.trichocarpa_v4.1, whole genome shotgun sequence:
gcaGTCTACTTATGAGAACTTTAGATACCGGTATGATGGGCTAGCCAACCCATTTGACAAAGGTTTGATTGAGAACTTCATGGAGATATTTTGCTCTAGCATTCATCCATCTAAGAACAATTTCAGGGCAAAAGTTCCAAAGGAAAACACCATTCCACCTAGAATGGTAGCTAGTAGTTTTGTCAGTTCAGGGGTGGGAAAATCTGCTGGTGATGTAGAGATGGGGAGGAAGCCAGTCTGGGATGAGGCTGCAGGAGATGCGGATGATTATGATGGAACAATAAGAAATGATGACAGTCTACATGAGGATCGTGGATTGACTGATGTCTCACCAGATTTAAGCAGGATCCTTCCCCCACAGGGTATGGAAGGGCGTAGCGTCATGCATTCCAGACGACCAAGTTTGGGGAGAAAAAGTGGCAGTTGGGATATATCACCTGATCTTGCTTCAGCAGCTGGAATGGGGGAATCAGAGCGGACGGCTTGTGGCACTGGTGACAACTTGACATCAGATGCTCAGCAGTCTAAGAGGCATACAAAGttgtaaaatgaaaagaagatatGATTGTACAGaacaaggaaggaaaaaaagaaaaaagaatgatatGTTTCTATCGTATTGGTTGGCCGTTGATGCTCTTGGTCCCTCACGTTATCTACGTTTTCCCCCATGTATAATGATCTGTTTCAATGGGTTTACGGTTTTAGGCCGTTGTAATTTTTCCAAAACCAGTTGTGCCACCATAAATCTTTACTTTTTTGGTGAGTAGAagtgattgctatatattttatgttttgcaaTATCGATCAATCCCTGCACGGGTGTTGTAATGATCGTCTTTGTTTTGCTAGATTTTGGAAGGGAAAGATTGAGCATGAGCTCTTGTCGTCGGAGCCTTCTGTTTAGAACGTAGAAGAGGTGCCTGGCTAACTCAGCCACATCAAAGTGGTTGTTAAGCTTGCTAAGATTTGCCACCGTTGGTTCTTTAAACCATTTGAGATAAACAGCTGACCTCATGTTACAGACTGAACTTGCACAGTCGGGGCTGGCTTCACTTGTAAGAACATACTAAACAACTTTCGGAAGTTCGCAACAGTTTCGATTCTTGGCCGCATGAATTCTTATGGTACATGATTTACTACCTGTATTTGATGGAGCTATCATTGCTCACGAATTCAATGCAATTCACAAATCACAAGtcataaatattatgaaagcACGCTGTTCTTATTTGATATGAGGAAGGGTACAACTAGTGTAATTAACCAATGACAGAAGCTAAAGCACAGCTGCATCTTGCAAATCAATACAGTAGGCCAATTCTCCATGAAGTTAGTTCATGGACTGGAAGCGCTTCATAATGATGAGACTCATATCCATATAACTTCGAGCACAGTTAGAGAGGCAAGATGATTCACTTGAGCTTAATTTGCTCCCAGGTGTACCCGTGATGCATTTGTCCCAG
This window contains:
- the LOC7484868 gene encoding mitochondrial import inner membrane translocase subunit TIM8 encodes the protein MDPSALNSPELERFLTEEKERAMVNEMVAKLTSACWDKCITGTPGSKLSSSESSCLSNCARSYMDMSLIIMKRFQSMN